In the Ignavibacteriales bacterium genome, one interval contains:
- a CDS encoding sigma-70 family RNA polymerase sigma factor gives MVNSSKSIIEFTLIYNRHKSRLYFYIFKMVNDKMLTEDIVQNVFIKLFENLENLREKEFVATWIYTTARNEVFDHLRRKKRKPLEITEDDFEFTSEDDLVIDYESIELKKIVLTELEKLPEEQREVYLLKEYSGLSYKEIADIQKIDEVLVKSRLFKTRQKLIKRISKLV, from the coding sequence TTGGTAAATTCTTCCAAGAGCATAATTGAATTCACTTTGATTTATAACCGGCATAAATCGCGGTTATATTTCTACATCTTTAAAATGGTGAATGATAAAATGCTTACGGAAGATATTGTACAGAATGTTTTTATTAAACTCTTTGAAAATTTGGAGAACTTACGTGAAAAGGAGTTCGTAGCAACATGGATTTATACAACAGCCCGCAACGAAGTCTTTGATCACCTGCGAAGAAAGAAAAGGAAACCACTGGAAATAACTGAAGATGATTTTGAATTCACTTCAGAAGATGATTTGGTTATTGATTACGAAAGCATTGAATTGAAAAAGATAGTTCTAACTGAGTTGGAAAAACTACCTGAGGAGCAAAGAGAGGTTTATTTACTTAAAGAGTATTCCGGTTTAAGCTATAAAGAAATTGCTGATATTCAAAAGATAGATGAAGTGCTAGTAAAGAGCCGGTTGTTTAAAACAAGACAAAAGTTAATTAAGCGTATATCAAAATTAGTATGA